The Candidatus Endomicrobium procryptotermitis genome window below encodes:
- a CDS encoding DUF2207 domain-containing protein, translated as MKKLFLLLFSSAFIFICISIIYAEEIIYDFASSISVQKDGSAIVQEVITVNVEHIQIRRGLYRDIPNFASEPVKFISLYMDNQPHPSFTERRGHSLIINFGDDSYISKGIHTYQLTYSIANIVKGFDDYDEVYWNVTGNDWNFTIKHASFYISFPEEAGIKDNLISIYTGKKGSKESNAVKTGKNFFETTKPLHKGEGFTIAVPFEKGIVQSHKKNTEISFFIISAGIILCIILIVYLILSWLAVGKDPNDVIVTEFSPPKNISPAFIRCLWNRKTDKKMFATALVSLAMKNKIEISEEKNFLKKTVMLKLKDKNTIGLPEEEKAVIQTLFYKSSDFHISSLNWHTLSMCMSYIETNFKNRMQKYIASNRKYIFPAVIILILLQLLFVLLGENMPIFIFMNVHYSIFMLVFVNLPKNKIFKAIVFIVINSVYSVFFLSIGKDAGITALAVQGCFLLSFWGLLIYVNIIDNLTPQGRELFKHIKGFYRYMTIAEEHRVALSVPVDDERIFADYMPYALAFDMENKWMKRFEKVLSQATIDRYMQNIGGRKALMNGLIVSSINSAAPRKNGSGSGSGGYSGGGGGGGGGGGR; from the coding sequence ATGAAAAAACTTTTTCTTTTATTATTTTCATCTGCATTTATTTTTATATGCATCAGCATTATATATGCCGAAGAAATAATATATGATTTTGCAAGTTCAATATCTGTACAAAAAGATGGTTCGGCGATAGTTCAGGAAGTAATTACGGTAAATGTTGAACATATACAAATTCGGCGCGGTTTATACAGAGATATTCCAAACTTTGCTTCGGAACCCGTAAAATTTATAAGTTTGTATATGGATAATCAGCCTCACCCGTCTTTTACCGAACGACGCGGACATAGTCTGATAATAAATTTCGGAGACGACAGTTACATATCTAAAGGAATTCACACTTATCAGCTGACTTATTCTATTGCCAATATTGTAAAAGGTTTTGACGATTATGATGAAGTTTATTGGAATGTTACAGGCAATGATTGGAATTTTACGATTAAACATGCTTCTTTTTATATTTCTTTTCCTGAAGAAGCAGGCATAAAAGATAATCTCATTTCAATCTACACGGGGAAAAAAGGTTCGAAAGAGTCAAATGCAGTTAAAACGGGAAAGAACTTTTTTGAAACCACAAAGCCTTTACATAAAGGAGAAGGTTTCACAATAGCTGTTCCATTTGAAAAAGGAATTGTGCAATCGCACAAAAAAAATACTGAAATTTCTTTCTTTATTATTTCTGCGGGAATAATTTTATGTATTATTCTTATTGTTTATCTTATTCTGAGCTGGCTTGCAGTAGGAAAAGACCCCAACGACGTAATAGTAACAGAATTTTCCCCGCCAAAAAACATATCGCCGGCATTTATTCGCTGCCTTTGGAATAGGAAAACTGACAAAAAGATGTTCGCAACGGCCTTGGTAAGCCTTGCGATGAAAAATAAAATAGAAATATCCGAAGAAAAAAATTTTTTAAAAAAAACCGTGATGTTAAAACTTAAAGATAAAAATACCATAGGATTACCTGAAGAAGAAAAAGCTGTCATCCAAACATTATTTTATAAAAGCAGCGACTTCCACATAAGCAGTTTAAACTGGCACACACTTTCAATGTGTATGAGTTATATTGAAACTAATTTTAAAAATAGAATGCAAAAATATATAGCGTCAAACCGTAAATATATATTTCCCGCTGTAATAATACTGATTTTATTGCAATTGCTTTTTGTACTTTTGGGAGAAAATATGCCTATATTTATATTTATGAATGTGCATTATTCGATATTCATGCTTGTTTTTGTAAATCTTCCCAAAAATAAAATATTTAAAGCCATTGTTTTTATTGTAATTAATTCTGTTTATTCAGTTTTTTTCTTAAGTATAGGAAAAGACGCAGGCATAACCGCGCTGGCAGTTCAAGGCTGTTTTCTACTATCTTTTTGGGGATTGCTTATTTATGTGAATATAATAGACAATCTTACTCCGCAAGGACGCGAGCTGTTTAAACACATAAAAGGTTTTTATCGCTACATGACGATAGCTGAAGAACACAGAGTAGCATTGTCTGTTCCTGTTGATGATGAAAGAATTTTTGCCGATTATATGCCTTACGCTTTAGCTTTTGACATGGAAAACAAGTGGATGAAAAGATTTGAAAAAGTTTTATCTCAGGCAACAATTGACCGTTATATGCAAAATATAGGCGGGAGAAAAGCTTTAATGAACGGGCTGATTGTTTCATCAATAAATTCTGCGGCGCCGCGAAAAAACGGAAGCGGATCAGGTTCAGGAGGGTATTCCGGCGGTGGTGGAGGCGGCGGTGGAGGCGGCGGACGCTAA
- a CDS encoding thermonuclease family protein — translation MKKLSRSGRVYLDDIDINRKMIEDGYAWVYSQYCKIPERVKWEQLQEIAKSDKKGLWQADNPTPPCNGAKIHNPYTNI, via the coding sequence ATGAAAAAGCTGTCCAGGTCGGGCAGAGTATATTTGGACGATATTGATATTAATCGCAAAATGATTGAAGACGGATATGCCTGGGTTTATTCGCAGTATTGTAAAATTCCGGAACGGGTAAAATGGGAACAACTTCAAGAAATTGCAAAATCAGATAAGAAAGGTTTATGGCAAGCTGACAATCCAACTCCGCCTTGCAATGGCGCAAAGATTCATAATCCTTACACTAACATTTAA
- a CDS encoding site-specific integrase → MAKKRSSLFHVKKRGKKGMYYVYYYNNAGIQVGEPISTDQQAVKPYIKKLLERLEAEKFGAPRKNYPFESFLEEYKNHSIKVLEKAPDSLKRDSYILKMFLSKFPHIKYVENFNADIVNEYKYIRRQDVCPFKKTPLLPTTIDKELSFLKALLTFANFKNYHLKNQSVYVQKITGEYKYRGTVPSADVVNNFISRFEHPHKTALIILGLTSMRPKEGVNLRYSWIDFENDMIYPNGTKTENADNGIPLVPELKEYLLKLKETAKSDIICADDTGEALSRQNFTVYCYKIRKKYNLPKITPYTLRHYSATTLFRKGASLLKVSKILRHSNVKMTSNVYINLTQEDLKEDMNLLQGSILTK, encoded by the coding sequence ATGGCAAAGAAACGTTCATCTCTATTTCATGTTAAGAAGCGCGGTAAGAAAGGCATGTACTATGTCTATTATTATAATAATGCCGGCATTCAAGTAGGAGAGCCTATATCTACCGATCAGCAAGCGGTTAAGCCGTATATTAAGAAACTACTTGAAAGACTTGAAGCAGAAAAATTTGGAGCGCCGCGCAAGAATTATCCGTTTGAGAGCTTTTTAGAAGAGTACAAAAATCATTCAATAAAAGTTTTAGAAAAAGCTCCGGACAGTTTAAAAAGAGATAGCTATATATTAAAGATGTTTTTAAGCAAATTTCCTCATATTAAATATGTAGAGAATTTTAATGCCGATATTGTAAACGAATACAAGTATATCCGCCGGCAAGATGTCTGCCCTTTCAAAAAGACTCCTTTACTTCCAACAACAATAGATAAAGAGCTATCATTTTTAAAGGCGCTATTAACTTTTGCAAATTTCAAAAACTACCATTTAAAGAACCAATCTGTATATGTTCAAAAGATAACTGGCGAATATAAGTACAGGGGCACTGTTCCATCGGCGGATGTTGTAAATAATTTTATATCTCGTTTTGAACATCCACATAAGACGGCCTTAATAATACTAGGGCTGACATCTATGCGTCCAAAAGAAGGCGTAAATTTACGATATTCATGGATTGATTTTGAAAACGATATGATCTATCCCAATGGCACCAAAACCGAGAATGCTGATAATGGCATACCTTTAGTGCCAGAGCTCAAGGAGTATCTCTTAAAACTCAAAGAAACAGCTAAAAGCGATATTATATGTGCCGATGACACAGGCGAGGCACTCTCGCGGCAAAATTTTACAGTATACTGCTATAAGATTCGAAAAAAATATAACCTGCCAAAAATCACACCCTACACGCTTAGGCACTATTCAGCAACTACATTGTTCCGGAAAGGCGCTAGCCTCTTGAAAGTATCAAAGATACTTCGGCATTCCAATGTGAAAATGACAAGCAATGTTTATATTAATCTGACTCAGGAAGACTTAAAAGAAGATATGAACTTGCTGCAAGGCTCCATATTAACAAAATAA